The Glycine soja cultivar W05 chromosome 15, ASM419377v2, whole genome shotgun sequence region TACAtgtacttttcttttttgcaaagaTACATAAGATCAAGTGTTGTTCCACTATGACAAGCATCAATGACAGCATGAAGTGTGACACCTTTCTTGAGTGGTTGAACAATGGTAGAATTTATATCATTGTCAGTGATCATTCCTTCTCTCACAAAATCAACAGGACAAATAGTTTCATCAAGCCCGTCAATTTCATCTCCTTTGCAATATTCAGGTTGTTGCAGACCATGTCCAGAGAAGTAGAACACTAATGAGTCCTCCGACTTGCAGTCCTTCACAAGCCACTTTAAGGATTCCAGTATGTTCCTCTTTGTTGGAATTAAATTGGCGTCCTTCTCTTCCTCTGCAATTTACTaggttttgaataaaattaatctgTATCTTTCATTATCACTACTAAAGCTGGCAGTGGAACTTCCTAATTTCTATGTATTCTTAACAATCATACACAGGGAAAGTTCAAGATCTGATGAAAGATGACTGAGACCTGTTGATTTATTGGCAAACTTGGTTCAACAAAAATCGCAAGCAATAGCACAATACTAAGACTTTCAATACTGATATTGATCATCTACTATAATATATAGTCGAAGATAgtcatatacatatacatatacatatatatacacacacattttGTCATAAGaagtatttaattgttgttcagaaggatcttttagttttattttgctACACactgaaagaaaaaggaaacataaaaaataaataaaattgaaataaatcaaaaaattcACATACCAATTAAAAATGGACTCAAGGAGATACCTGTGAGGACACGTATGCACCCAATTGggaatttaaatttatcaagaagtAGATTTTTCATGTTATTAACATCATTAATGGTTCCTTCTAGCTTGAATTTCCTTTTCCCGTATGTTACTCCACATATAACCGCACGCTTGTTGCTTGGAGTGGACAAGGACAAGGAAGAACTTGCTGAAACTGATAGCCTTCTCAGTAAAGCTCCATTTGTGTTACTGATAGCATTATTCAGTTGATCATGTTTGGCGGCTCCACTACCTTTCCTTGATTGCTCAGAACCTGAAATTGAACTGGTGACACTATTACATTTGTAGCAACGGTATGCATTTGTGATTGTAGGTACTAGAAACTTGTGTTGGCCACCACTGCAGGTAAGTGTTGCTTCCCCAACAAGCTTTGAACTACTAATCTTTGAAGAAACAAGGCAACGAGTCGTACTAGTGTTTGTCGGGAAAGGAACATCCTTTCTCGAGTTGTAGTAGTTCAAAGCATCAATCTTTGGGGAAACAAAGCAGGTAGGTGTTGCTTCCTCAGCATGCTCTGAACTATTAATATTTGGGGAAACAAAGCCTTGAGGTGTAGTTTTTGGAATATAAACGTACTTTCTCGTTGTTCTAGATTTATCCATTTTTTGAACGTTAGTTTTCTCTGCATGCCAAACATGCAACAACCAGAAGGGTATATATAGGAGACTAGTATATGTATATTGAGCAATTAAGATAAGGCTGCAGGATTGACAACTCTGACCTTTGTTCATGCGTTTCACTTGGTAagagtttttcttaaaaaaaaagcaaaacaaaacccATTTATTAACTAAAGAAACGAGAGATTTAACACAAAGAATGTTAAATCTGGTAACAAGAAATAtacaaagtttaaaaattaaaaaagcctCCCAAGTAACGTAACCAAGACCCTCCTGATGATAGATACATAACAAAAACATAAGCCACACACCCTATCCAATATTCCGGGAAATAAAAATCTTTCAGATAATTCTTTTGACTCAAAAAACCTTTAtgactaaaaaaaacatttacaaaTACTTATGTTACATTTACCTCACTCTAAAAGCATTAATAGAATAGAAACTGAAACCTATCAAATCCAAAATCTTTGGGTTATAGATAAGTATAAGGAAGAAAGATACTGAGGATAAATAGaattatagatagatagataaaagtatcatagaaaaataaaactctaCCTTTTATTCTCTCCTATCGCGTTCAACATACGCTTTTTATCCATTATTCCCACTCACTTTATACATAATCAAGAACCAGATACTCCTAATTGTTTCTTTAGCTGCCCAGAACTGCATCtaattttcatattcttttttataaataatgtcTAGCTAAGAACTGGATATAAATCCGTATCTTAGgggaaaaaatcatattataattttttttgttcaggtgttttttaaatgattcaccaacacataataaaaaaagtagaatGTTTTAG contains the following coding sequences:
- the LOC114386286 gene encoding uncharacterized protein LOC114386286 isoform X3, yielding MNKGQSCQSCSLILIAQYTYTSLLYIPFWLLHVWHAEKTNVQKMDKSRTTRKYVYIPKTTPQGFVSPNINSSEHAEEATPTCFVSPKIDALNYYNSRKDVPFPTNTSTTRCLVSSKISSSKLVGEATLTCSGGQHKFLVPTITNAYRCYKCNSVTSSISGSEQSRKGSGAAKHDQLNNAISNTNGALLRRLSVSASSSLSLSTPSNKRAVICGVTYGKRKFKLEGTINDVNNMKNLLLDKFKFPIGCIRVLTEEEKDANLIPTKRNILESLKWLVKDCKSEDSLVFYFSGHGLQQPEYCKGDEIDGLDETICPVDFVREGMITDNDINSTIVQPLKKGVTLHAVIDACHSGTTLDLMYLCKKEKGSWNWKDSKPPHSKKPMTKQTNGGLSICLSACKDSQMAADNAV
- the LOC114386286 gene encoding metacaspase-3-like isoform X1; the protein is MNKGQSCQSCSLILIAQYTYTSLLYIPFWLLHVWHAEKTNVQKMDKSRTTRKYVYIPKTTPQGFVSPNINSSEHAEEATPTCFVSPKIDALNYYNSRKDVPFPTNTSTTRCLVSSKISSSKLVGEATLTCSGGQHKFLVPTITNAYRCYKCNSVTSSISGSEQSRKGSGAAKHDQLNNAISNTNGALLRRLSVSASSSLSLSTPSNKRAVICGVTYGKRKFKLEGTINDVNNMKNLLLDKFKFPIGCIRVLTEEEKDANLIPTKRNILESLKWLVKDCKSEDSLVFYFSGHGLQQPEYCKGDEIDGLDETICPVDFVREGMITDNDINSTIVQPLKKGVTLHAVIDACHSGTTLDLMYLCKKEKGSWNWKDSKPPHSKKPMTKQTNGGLSICLSACKDSQMAADNAAFDGNRFNGILTYLFSKIIREHSDEITYVGLLEKIHEEIGKIHQSNFCNSFLKRIFQSKVDQDPFLSSSEKFDIARSIFKL
- the LOC114386286 gene encoding metacaspase-3-like isoform X2, translating into MNKGQSCQSCSLILIAQYTYTSLLYIPFWLLHVWHAEKTNVQKMDKSRTTRKYVYIPKTTPQGFVSPNINSSEHAEEATPTCFVSPKIDALNYYNSRKDVPFPTNTSSEQSRKGSGAAKHDQLNNAISNTNGALLRRLSVSASSSLSLSTPSNKRAVICGVTYGKRKFKLEGTINDVNNMKNLLLDKFKFPIGCIRVLTEEEKDANLIPTKRNILESLKWLVKDCKSEDSLVFYFSGHGLQQPEYCKGDEIDGLDETICPVDFVREGMITDNDINSTIVQPLKKGVTLHAVIDACHSGTTLDLMYLCKKEKGSWNWKDSKPPHSKKPMTKQTNGGLSICLSACKDSQMAADNAAFDGNRFNGILTYLFSKIIREHSDEITYVGLLEKIHEEIGKIHQSNFCNSFLKRIFQSKVDQDPFLSSSEKFDIARSIFKL